Sequence from the Cucumis sativus cultivar 9930 chromosome 1, Cucumber_9930_V3, whole genome shotgun sequence genome:
CATCTACTTGTTATCTTAAAGCCTAATTTATAATCTTCAGTTAATTAccgttaaaaaaatatttaccttaaatacaagttattataattcaacTGTAATAGTAATATAGGATCATATGTAATAACCAACTTCTTGCTCCAACGTTTAGATATGTATATAAGTGATGTTGTTTCAAATGAGATGGAGACTATTTcgattattattgatttttacgTGTAGAACCcacttctatttttgttgtgcGAATCTTTGAGGACACATGCACATCATCCATCTTATTCAACTATCCATCCAATATATGTTCTCTAATTTTGTTGTGTTCAAAATCGATATAgatttttgtatataaatgATTTACATACGCTAATGACATTTATACCGatctaaatacaaaatatattgattgAGATCACGAATGAGATTCATTACTATAAAACAATATCGAGCACTCGTACATAAACCTtactcttaaaaaaaataaaaataaagtaaaagcTACCCAAAAACCAACTAATTTCAAGTGTGGATTTGAACTTTTGAAGGACCCCAACACCTACCACCAACCTAACTAtactttaaaatgttatcttagaaaaataaaaaaataagttttaacattttttcttttccttttgcaaaggtttttttttcttgcaaaGTTAGGCATATTGAAAGAGAGTATCATTCAACtctcaacttttatttaataaaacaatgaaTTATTTCACATTTTATACATTaatgtattgatttttttaaaggaagaaatgtaagaatttgttttatcatttataaatttattagctacataattaaatattcaatcaaCCTTCGTATATGTCTTATATTTAACAATTGTTTGAACGTGTTTATAGTGTctaaattttactttgttaGTAAAAACTTAGccatgaaactttattatattacaaaGTTTACTgatgtattttaaattctttttaaaattcttaaactattgaacataaaaatgttcaaattaatttcgaccaagaaatataaataattaggtAGATCGACTAACTATAGgtgaatcaaattaaattgatttttctgtCTATAATGTTAACATGGAGTTATTTGATTAGCCTTACCTAACCCTTCAGGGCCAAAATTCGATTGCCAAGTGAGTCGCTTTCAACATTCTCGTCGCCATTTCCCAACAACCACGCTAACCCCTGCTGGCTGCTGCTCTGCTTTGAACGCCCCTTTCCTTTGGCGGACTTtcccactttcttcttcttcttctacatatACATTCACTCActtctccattttcatttcttctcatCAGAACTTCAATGGCTTCTCTTCCTTCCCCACACACCATGAATCTCCTCAACAAATCCCTCTCTCTTTCCCCACCTCAATCCTTCATTGCCTTaataccttcttcttcttcttcttcttcctccaaacCCCTTCGTTCCCCTACTATTCGCTGTTCTGTTGCTGTGGCTCCTTCTGTTTCAACCAACGTGTCCAAGGAATTCAAGTTGAAGTCCCTCAAGGCCCGTCAGATCATTGACAGTAGAGGCAATCCTACGGTCGAGGTTGATTTGATTACTGACGATCTCTACCGATCCGCTGTTCCTAGTGGGGCTTCTACTGGGATCTATGAGGCGTTGGAGCTTAGAGATGGGGACAAAACTGTTTATGGAGGTAAAGGTGTGCTTACTGCTGTTAAGAATATCAATGATATCTTGGCTCCTAAGCTCGTTGGCGTCGATGTCAGGTTGTTGATTCgattctttctttatttgctTTTATGAGCATTAATTTGAATGTTTGTTGGATTGTAATACTGACTTCTAATTGTGATCATTGGAATTTGGATTTTAGTTCGTTTGATTATTGACTGTAAATCTGCTTTTGTAATTAAGTAGACCTTTTATAATCTATGTCCACGAGTCTAGACTTTAAGTTGCAGAAAGAGACTTGTTTTCGAAAATTGACGTTGGTTTTGAATGAATTTCTAGGTgcttaaaaacatttttttttcgcTTAAAACTACTTCTCCAAATATTAGAAACTTATTCCAAAAACACCCTTCAAGTACTTATCTTGATTGTGAGTCTTGTGTGTAAAAGCCAAAAGGTGTCTTAGTTCAGATTGAGTTTTCAACCTAATTGTTGCGAGGCAACGACGTGAATGGAACAGAATAATGGTGGAAATTTTCGTTATTGGGGATTCTCAAActatatgctttttttttttttttttttttgctgtaCTTACTGGTCGGAAAAAGTTGGTAGCCTTTCTATTCAATTTATTACTGAAGATGTAAAATTCCAAGCCTTTTCATTGGTTTTGAAAGAGTAAAGGTATTCAAAATAACATGCCAACATAAAGTCTTGCCTAAAGAAAGAGTTTGTCGTTGGTCTGTCTTTGTGATAGTTGTTTAAGAATAGAATcaattttcattgatgaatgaaataaatagTCAAACTCCCAAACACCTTAGTCTCTGTGTTACAGGATAAGCTTCCAGTTATtgatcaaagaaaaaagactagaatgagaagaaaagaggggGAAAAAAGTGTCTTTGTGGGAGTTGGTTCACTTTTCAGTACTTCTGCTTCCTAACCTAAGTTTTTCAACTTCTGTAGGAATCAAGAAGAAGTTGATGCAATCATGCTGGAAATTGATGGAACTCCAAACAAGTCGGAACTTGGGGCAAATGCTATACTAGGAGTTTCTTTGAGTGTCTGCAGAGCTGGTGCTGGCGCTAAGGGACTACCATTGTATAGACACATCCAAGAATTATCAGGCACCAAGGAACTTGTTATGCCAGTTCCTGCTTTTAATGTTATAAACGGGGGTAGCCATGCTGGAAATAATCTAGCAATGCAAGAATTTATGATCTTACCTGTAGGTGCTTCATCTTTCGCAGAGGCACTTCGGATGGGAAGTGAAGGTTGGCAGCTGCTTCTCAAGTgctaaaattttcttttccattgtTATGGTGTTAGTTTATGATTCATTTTGCACCTCATCTTCGTCATTTTGTACTTAAACAAGTTATTTATGAGTAGCCTGACTTTGGTA
This genomic interval carries:
- the LOC101209516 gene encoding enolase 1, chloroplastic, producing the protein MASLPSPHTMNLLNKSLSLSPPQSFIALIPSSSSSSSSKPLRSPTIRCSVAVAPSVSTNVSKEFKLKSLKARQIIDSRGNPTVEVDLITDDLYRSAVPSGASTGIYEALELRDGDKTVYGGKGVLTAVKNINDILAPKLVGVDVRNQEEVDAIMLEIDGTPNKSELGANAILGVSLSVCRAGAGAKGLPLYRHIQELSGTKELVMPVPAFNVINGGSHAGNNLAMQEFMILPVGASSFAEALRMGSEVYHTLKGIIKAKYGQDACNVGDEGGFAPNVQDNREGLVLLIDAIEKAGYTGKIKIGMDVAASEFFTAEGKYDLNFKKQPNDGAHVHSAHGLGELYKQFVKDFPIVSIEDPFDQDDWSSWASLQSSVDIQLVGDDLLVTNPKRIAEGIQKKACNALLLKVNQIGSVTESIQAALDSKAAGWGVMVSHRSGETEDNFIADLSVGLASGQIKTGAPCRSERLAKYNQLLRIEEELGSVRYAGASFRSP